In Solanum lycopersicum chromosome 5, SLM_r2.1, the following are encoded in one genomic region:
- the LOC101254596 gene encoding delta(8)-fatty-acid desaturase-like yields the protein MSDDKKYITAEELKKHDKPDDLWISIQGKCYNVTDWVKEHPGGDIPIRSLAGQEATDAFIAFHPGSAWKYLDKFFTGYHLKDYEVTDVSKDYRKLCSEFSKAGMFDKKGHGVIYSFCFVALLMSLSFCGVLLSKNFLVHMVSAALLGLAWMQISYLGHDSGHYMIMTNRGFNKLAQILTGNCLTGISIAWWKWTHNAHHVACNSLDHDPDLQHLPVFAVSTKFFKSLRSSFYGRELTFDSLAKFFVSYQHFTYYPIMCVARVNLFVQTFLLLFSTRKVPDRALNILGILVFWTWFPLLISTLPNWTERFLFVLLSFCVTSLQHIQFTLNHFAADVYVGQPEGNDWFEKQTSGTIDIACSSWMDWFYGGLQFQLEHHLFPRLPRCHLRKVSPIVQDLCKKHKLPYRSLSFYEANVWTLRTLKTAAIQARGLLWEAVNTHG from the exons ATGAGTGATGATAAAAAGTACATTACTGCTGAGGAATTGAAGAAACATGACAAACCAGATGACTTATGGatttcaattcaaggaaaatgTTACAATGTTACAGATTGGGTGAAAGAACATCCCGGTGGCGATATTCCGATTCGTAGTTTGGCTGGACAAGAAGCTACTGATGCATTCATTGCTTTTCATCCAG GTAGTGCTTGGAAATATCTTGACAAGTTTTTCACCGGATATCATCTAAAAGATTACGAGGTAACCGATGTGTCTAAAGATTACAGGAAACTCTGTTCTGAATTTTCGAAAGCAGGGATGTTTGACAAGAAGGGTCATGGAGTGATTTATTCGTTCTGTTTTGTGGCATTGTTGATGTCCTTGAGTTTCTGTGGTGTTTTGTTGAGTAAAAATTTCTTGGTTCATATGGTTTCTGCTGCATTGTTGGGATTAGCTTGGATGCAGATATCTTATTTGGGACACGATTCGGGTCATTACATGATCATGACAAATCGCGGATTCAACAAATTAGCACAGATTCTTACAGGAAATTGTCTTACTGGGATAAGTATTGCTTGGTGGAAATGGACACATAACGCTCATCATGTCGCGTGTAATAGCCTTGATCATGACCCTGATCTACAACACTTGCCAGTTTTCGCTGTTTCTACAAAGTTTTTCAAATCATTGAGATCTAGCTTTTATGGAAGAGAGCTAACGTTTGATTCGCTTGCAAAATTCTTTGTGAGTTATCAACACTTTACGTATTACCCTATAATGTGCGTAGCACGAGTGAATCTCTTTGTCCAAACATTCTTGTTATTGTTTTCGACAAGGAAAGTACCAGACAGAGCTTTGAACATATTGGGAATACTTGTTTTCTGGACTTGGTTTCCTCTTCTTATTAGTACATTGCCTAATTGGACAGAGAGGTTCTTGTTTGTGCTTTTAAGTTTCTGTGTTACATCACTACAACATATTCAATTCACTCTTAACCATTTCGCTGCTGATGTATACGTTGGACAGCCAGAAGGGAACGATTGGTTTGAGAAACAAACGAGTGGTACTATAGATATCGCGTGTTCTTCATGGATGGATTGGTTCTATGGAGGATTACAATTTCAACTTGAACATCATTTGTTCCCAAGGTTGCCTAGATGCCATTTGAGGAAAGTGTCACCAATTGTTCAAGATTTGTGCAAAAAACATAAGTTACCATATAGGAGTTTGTCATTTTATGAAGCTAACGTTTGGACATTAAGGACTTTAAAGACAGCAGCAATACAAGCCAGGGGTCTACTTTGGGAAGCTGTTAATACTCATGGATAA